The following coding sequences lie in one Chitinophagaceae bacterium genomic window:
- the gldN gene encoding gliding motility protein GldN, with product MKKFSVLTIIAVIMLAGTFSSYGQADELMPRDLFYDKVAPIEKEVIPYDNIREADVLWQKRIWRIIDSREKMNLPFKYEGIDWKDLKPLVFVLRDAAISGEITVYQEDNFKTVKLPDDVAKIGAGNDTIQLSDLDGNYVKDTVLVREFDPTKVSKYRIKEDWFFDEETSAMQVRIIAIAPLYYDDQIQLDLPMFWAYYPTARNVLVKQEVFNQRNDAVRLTWDDLFEMRLFTSYIYKESNVFDRRIQDYATGTDALRESDRIKQDIFEFEHDVWSY from the coding sequence ATGAAGAAATTCAGCGTCCTTACAATTATTGCGGTAATCATGCTTGCAGGTACTTTTAGTTCCTACGGTCAGGCAGATGAATTAATGCCCAGGGATTTGTTTTATGATAAGGTGGCTCCAATTGAGAAAGAAGTGATACCTTATGATAACATACGTGAAGCTGATGTGCTTTGGCAAAAACGGATCTGGAGAATAATCGATTCAAGAGAAAAAATGAACCTTCCATTTAAATATGAAGGCATTGACTGGAAGGATCTGAAACCATTAGTGTTTGTTCTTCGTGATGCAGCAATTTCAGGGGAAATAACGGTGTACCAGGAAGACAATTTCAAGACGGTGAAATTACCGGATGATGTAGCGAAGATTGGTGCGGGTAATGATACCATTCAGCTTTCTGACCTTGATGGTAACTATGTTAAAGATACAGTGCTGGTACGGGAGTTTGACCCAACTAAGGTCAGCAAGTACAGAATAAAGGAAGATTGGTTTTTTGATGAAGAAACTTCTGCAATGCAGGTGCGCATTATTGCGATAGCACCTTTGTATTATGATGATCAGATTCAACTTGATCTCCCGATGTTTTGGGCATATTATCCAACTGCCCGGAATGTGTTGGTAAAGCAAGAAGTTTTTAATCAGCGCAATGATGCAGTGAGATTAACGTGGGATGATCTTTTTGAAATGAGATTGTTCACGAGTTATATTTATAAGGAGTCGAATGTGTTTGATCGGCGGATACAGGATTATGCAACCGGAACAGACGCACTTCGTGAATCAGATCGAATCAAGCAGGACATATTTGAATTCGAACATGATGTGTGGTCGTATTGA
- a CDS encoding winged helix-turn-helix transcriptional regulator: MNLRRDVFQAIADPTRRAILLLLASQSMTAGAIASNFDTARPTVSKHLQILTECELLKQEQSGREISYHVNAKKMKEVADFIEAFRKLWDDRFNKLESIMKKYKTK, encoded by the coding sequence ATGAATTTAAGAAGAGACGTATTTCAGGCCATTGCCGACCCTACCAGAAGGGCCATACTTCTTTTGCTTGCTTCGCAATCCATGACGGCGGGAGCAATAGCCAGCAACTTTGACACTGCAAGACCAACTGTTTCAAAACACCTTCAAATACTCACAGAATGCGAGTTGCTTAAGCAAGAGCAAAGCGGCAGGGAAATATCCTATCACGTTAATGCAAAAAAAATGAAAGAAGTAGCTGACTTTATTGAAGCATTCCGCAAACTGTGGGATGACCGGTTTAACAAGTTAGAATCCATCATGAAAAAATATAAAACAAAATAA
- a CDS encoding SRPBCC domain-containing protein: MERKTKINAEDGKQELVITREFDLPLELLFRAYAEPDLVEQWMGTKVLKLENKKHGSYQFETTDPKGNKHGFNGVIHEFTLNRKIIRTFEMEHTPFEVQLEFLEFEQLTDDTSKLTMQVIYKSAKLRDQLLQLPFAQGINMAHNRIQEIASRLK; this comes from the coding sequence GTGGAACGTAAAACAAAAATCAATGCTGAAGACGGTAAGCAGGAATTAGTGATAACGAGGGAATTTGATTTGCCTTTGGAATTACTTTTCAGAGCATATGCAGAGCCCGACCTTGTTGAACAATGGATGGGAACGAAAGTGCTGAAGCTTGAAAATAAAAAGCACGGCAGTTATCAATTTGAAACAACCGATCCCAAAGGGAATAAACACGGTTTCAATGGCGTCATTCATGAGTTTACCTTAAACAGGAAAATTATAAGGACATTTGAAATGGAGCATACACCTTTTGAGGTCCAGCTTGAGTTCCTTGAATTTGAACAACTTACTGATGACACCAGCAAACTCACTATGCAAGTAATTTATAAATCAGCAAAGCTCAGAGACCAGTTGCTGCAGCTACCTTTTGCCCAAGGCATTAACATGGCGCATAACCGGATACAAGAAATAGCAAGCAGACTAAAATGA